In Leptospiraceae bacterium, one DNA window encodes the following:
- a CDS encoding sigma-70 family RNA polymerase sigma factor → MEKERKFEKFYSENYQSVYKYLLKMSSNPELADDLTQEAFINIYKAIESYSEEKGNFKTWAFTIARNVFYMHLRKKRVDSESLDENKTQNIAKNDFDPAEIIEKKITENEIILAIQCLPEPEKSILIFKKIKNKTLEETAYLMNLSERTIRRRLLSAFEKLKTELIRRNILPPDSQ, encoded by the coding sequence ATGGAAAAAGAAAGAAAATTTGAAAAATTTTATTCAGAAAACTACCAATCCGTGTATAAATATTTGTTAAAAATGTCTTCCAATCCAGAGTTAGCCGATGATCTAACCCAAGAAGCTTTTATCAATATTTATAAGGCAATTGAATCCTATTCAGAAGAAAAGGGAAATTTCAAAACATGGGCTTTCACTATCGCCAGAAATGTATTCTATATGCACTTACGAAAAAAAAGAGTCGATTCTGAGTCTTTAGATGAAAATAAAACCCAAAATATCGCAAAAAATGATTTTGATCCGGCAGAGATTATTGAAAAAAAAATCACAGAAAATGAAATAATTTTAGCGATTCAATGTCTCCCTGAACCGGAAAAAAGCATATTAATATTTAAGAAAATAAAAAATAAAACTTTGGAGGAAACGGCTTATTTGATGAACCTATCCGAAAGAACTATTCGACGAAGACTTTTAAGCGCCTTTGAAAAATTAAAAACTGAGCTTATCCGTAGAAATATTCTTCCTCCAGATAGCCAATAG
- a CDS encoding transcriptional regulator, whose protein sequence is MLRKKRAIKQYDMARALGVSPSYLSKIETGSQEPTEKFKINCAKYLKISVEKLFNEFTVEEVFPEFSEGLTNRLWAKRRQLGIRQYDMAKKLKVSSPFLSKVELGLVEPPDEFKQLASKILKVEENELFLSSVEV, encoded by the coding sequence ATGTTGCGAAAGAAAAGAGCGATTAAGCAGTACGATATGGCAAGAGCACTTGGTGTTTCACCGAGTTATCTCTCGAAGATTGAGACTGGTAGTCAGGAGCCAACTGAAAAATTTAAGATTAATTGTGCCAAGTATTTAAAAATATCTGTAGAGAAGTTGTTTAATGAGTTTACTGTGGAAGAGGTTTTTCCGGAATTTTCAGAAGGACTTACGAACAGACTATGGGCAAAAAGACGACAGTTGGGGATTAGACAATACGACATGGCAAAAAAGTTGAAAGTATCTTCTCCCTTTTTATCAAAAGTTGAGCTTGGGTTGGTTGAGCCTCCAGATGAGTTTAAACAACTTGCTTCTAAGATATTAAAAGTTGAAGAAAACGAGCTTTTTCTTTCATCTGTAGAAGTTTAA
- a CDS encoding STAS domain-containing protein, giving the protein MSFMEINFSVEKIENIFVIRVSGSINSFTKDKFTEEIKSYNSKGPLILDMEDILIVSSTGIIALKEISDFSFDSGNKIILLNPSPQIKQVFEMGGIKNLFSVAANEELAMKLATRTSRRI; this is encoded by the coding sequence GTGAGTTTCATGGAAATAAATTTTTCTGTAGAAAAAATAGAAAATATTTTTGTAATCAGGGTCAGCGGTTCAATCAACTCTTTTACAAAGGACAAATTTACAGAAGAAATCAAAAGCTACAACAGTAAAGGCCCTCTGATTTTAGATATGGAAGATATTTTAATAGTTTCTTCAACCGGAATTATTGCCCTCAAAGAAATCAGTGACTTTAGCTTTGATTCAGGAAATAAAATAATTCTTCTAAACCCATCCCCTCAAATTAAACAGGTTTTTGAAATGGGTGGGATCAAAAATTTATTTAGCGTAGCCGCCAACGAAGAATTAGCCATGAAACTTGCTACCAGAACTTCGAGGAGAATATAG
- a CDS encoding dolichol kinase: MAEKFNTYRKLWHFLGLVIPIALLYDIFKGGFGLIHASRAIIFTGLCVVNLAFIVVETLRLQNTWFNNFFWKYFGFLMKEKEKNRITATLPYFLSIAFVVAIYPPEIAFLSMFFLLAGDPSAAFFGFRYGKYRFKNGKSLVGVIAFFIVSFFGGLFVLFLFSITNSSLEFQLYINNKINFPAIAILFFGASTASAAEFYSSNAWKGLLDDNFTIPIISSATMAIVALALLNESSATKILFPLSELYNK; this comes from the coding sequence TTGGCAGAAAAATTCAACACATACAGAAAACTTTGGCACTTTTTGGGTCTGGTTATTCCCATAGCCCTACTTTACGATATTTTTAAGGGAGGTTTTGGCTTGATACACGCCAGCCGGGCTATTATATTTACCGGGCTTTGTGTGGTCAATTTAGCATTTATAGTAGTTGAAACACTCAGGCTACAAAATACTTGGTTTAATAATTTTTTCTGGAAATATTTCGGTTTCCTAATGAAAGAAAAAGAAAAAAATAGAATTACAGCTACTCTGCCCTATTTTTTATCCATTGCTTTTGTAGTTGCAATTTACCCTCCGGAAATCGCTTTTCTATCCATGTTTTTTCTATTAGCCGGAGATCCATCTGCTGCATTTTTCGGTTTCCGATATGGAAAATACAGATTCAAAAACGGAAAATCTTTAGTAGGCGTAATCGCATTTTTCATAGTTAGTTTTTTTGGAGGATTGTTTGTTTTATTCCTATTTTCAATCACGAACTCTTCTTTAGAATTTCAATTGTATATAAATAATAAAATCAACTTCCCTGCCATAGCCATACTATTTTTTGGTGCAAGTACTGCGTCTGCTGCGGAGTTTTATTCATCCAACGCCTGGAAAGGACTATTGGATGATAATTTTACAATCCCTATAATTTCTTCTGCAACAATGGCGATTGTAGCCCTCGCTTTATTAAATGAATCTTCCGCTACTAAGATTCTATTTCCATTGAGCGAGCTATACAATAAATAA
- the lexA gene encoding transcriptional repressor LexA, with the protein MKELTEKQEEVLSYITNTIKDRGLPPTIREIGDEFGITAKGAYDHLKAIEKKGYIRTSKNQSRAIELLRPNAEDMLPVRVMSIPLVGRVAAGLPILAEENIEDYIPVPDELAKKGVTFALRVVGDSMTGAGILDGDIAIVQKKESARNGEIVVALVEDSATLKTYYKESDYIRLEPSNTSYKPIKTKKASVVGKLIGLYRMY; encoded by the coding sequence ATGAAAGAACTAACTGAGAAACAAGAAGAAGTATTGAGTTATATAACCAATACAATTAAAGATAGGGGGCTTCCACCTACAATTCGGGAAATTGGTGATGAGTTTGGAATAACGGCTAAGGGTGCCTACGACCACTTAAAAGCTATTGAGAAAAAAGGGTACATCCGAACTTCAAAGAATCAATCTCGTGCGATTGAGCTTTTAAGACCAAATGCAGAGGATATGTTGCCTGTGAGGGTGATGAGTATTCCGTTGGTTGGAAGAGTGGCTGCTGGTTTACCAATATTGGCTGAAGAGAATATCGAGGATTATATTCCAGTCCCTGACGAATTAGCAAAAAAGGGTGTTACTTTTGCTTTGAGGGTCGTAGGTGATTCCATGACCGGTGCCGGAATATTGGATGGGGATATTGCTATAGTCCAAAAAAAAGAATCAGCAAGAAACGGAGAAATTGTAGTAGCTCTGGTAGAAGATTCTGCTACTTTAAAAACCTATTACAAAGAGTCGGACTACATTCGTTTGGAGCCAAGCAATACTTCCTACAAGCCAATTAAAACCAAAAAGGCCTCTGTTGTTGGGAAACTAATTGGTCTGTATAGAATGTATTAG
- a CDS encoding carboxypeptidase regulatory-like domain-containing protein: MKTKTIGSPYRYFIFSLILIFAVVGCGGKKKGMPLWPLLLMGSGTTGSSGTQTDANGVPLPASSGSSAAQQENPTSGPARITGSIDVVLGGVNVNSDLDPTNDVDLTAIQVQLVSADGTVISTTYLDENGNYTFDISNLHNENYRVLIQSGFGANYTYQDFNFTYNPASGSYTAVDIPAMHAERLFYTSGPALISGTVKTPGYNNIVVIPAGGLNGVSIKLLDSNGNVVSSTTTNASGNYSFSLANLPNGNYTVQINGDSISQNGRPFENQTIPFRFVFAGNNPAITTPVSIANAQLAWDVASSSSGLITGSVSNAAIQGDNSYSSYVVTLKDSNGSVVATATPDGSGNYSFSNTLANGVYYIEVTRTNFLTASVSFLFSAHPSGGSNVKNVSVAAIKVVPKPSSITGSVTDGLVSPVPGAVINFRPDKTTTPAQLAYLLAGSDDRLKNLAAMWIREVCPSWNGQLTGIASCIGTGVGQCTGTAGYYCNYNTYQNKLYEISGTNVYFTAAAGAWQYYVSAPGYQNTSPATITLNGTDLTVASVTLTPSTHRTQIAGVAIVLDTLVSGTKRAYQGAIPTYTNAGTSLPGMFVVMLGNSNNSNAPVAHITVTNSNGQFAFDENSKVVQLSNSFTNDTQRVGYAIQNYASATRLDSTPSVAGPSVTDSVQVSAGKYQFKQGSYAVIVVDPLGHLSASSTRADNEGTALYGTHNVVSTILHLPRRKISGKVSNSITTENLNGATVTLGRNLSSDPSVMDFSANVRKDYDLITSSSRLIPGSDELVGAVSTDSVGAYSINNIDPGEYVLKITKPGYGDSFISVSLTSSSDVAINTQLTENTGFGNLSGYVKLPGGFQFTGAYSLELVHPTSGARPSNGISPASLASGSSSFANVPKYDVFHINAGQWKLRFVAAGYKTVEGLVNIQKDVTTNFDIITMVPGSHGPAAISGRALNALNNTGLANLTVRLRPGINVVNGAYATDINGNTISAVTTSSDGTFAVPGVPPGNYTLEVSGASVVTAFKTVISAGTDTPANQNILVSPVLVDTEMRVVLSWNATPRDLDSHLEFGDSTCLNGGKKCQAVWNDKNKLSGGITLDYDITTGYGPETVTLKGSAWTQPRLGYSIYNWSNEASMATSGATIRVFKSQGLVRTFSVGSGQVARWWQIFCLTPSMSIIDAGTAGCPVNSFFNAPYN, translated from the coding sequence ATGAAAACGAAAACAATAGGGTCTCCCTATAGATATTTTATTTTCTCACTGATTCTGATTTTTGCCGTCGTAGGTTGTGGCGGTAAGAAAAAAGGAATGCCGTTATGGCCCCTGTTATTAATGGGTAGTGGGACAACAGGCTCAAGCGGTACACAAACCGACGCAAACGGTGTACCCCTTCCAGCAAGTAGTGGAAGTTCTGCTGCTCAACAAGAGAATCCAACTTCCGGTCCAGCGAGAATTACAGGTAGTATAGATGTTGTATTGGGTGGGGTGAATGTTAATTCAGATTTAGACCCTACCAATGATGTAGATCTTACTGCAATTCAAGTACAATTGGTTTCTGCCGACGGAACAGTGATCAGCACTACCTATCTTGATGAAAACGGTAACTATACATTTGATATCTCCAATCTACACAATGAAAACTATAGAGTGCTGATTCAATCCGGATTTGGTGCGAATTACACCTATCAAGATTTTAATTTTACTTACAATCCTGCCTCCGGGTCTTATACTGCAGTCGATATACCTGCCATGCACGCAGAGAGATTGTTTTACACAAGCGGTCCTGCTTTAATCTCCGGAACAGTAAAAACTCCCGGATATAACAATATTGTAGTAATTCCTGCCGGTGGATTGAATGGAGTTTCCATAAAGTTACTTGATTCCAATGGGAATGTGGTATCAAGTACTACAACCAATGCAAGCGGAAATTATTCTTTTTCCTTGGCAAATCTACCTAATGGAAATTATACGGTTCAAATAAATGGTGATTCTATATCTCAAAATGGAAGACCATTTGAAAATCAAACAATTCCTTTCAGATTTGTATTTGCCGGAAATAACCCTGCCATAACCACTCCGGTTTCTATTGCAAACGCACAACTTGCATGGGATGTAGCCAGTTCAAGCTCTGGTCTCATTACAGGCTCTGTGTCTAATGCAGCTATTCAGGGAGACAACAGTTACTCTTCTTATGTCGTAACTTTAAAAGATTCCAATGGAAGTGTAGTCGCTACAGCAACTCCAGATGGTAGCGGAAATTACAGCTTTTCCAATACTTTGGCTAACGGGGTTTATTACATTGAAGTTACAAGAACCAATTTCTTGACTGCCTCTGTGTCTTTCTTATTTAGTGCTCATCCTTCGGGTGGCTCAAACGTAAAGAATGTTTCTGTTGCAGCTATTAAAGTTGTGCCTAAACCTTCTTCGATTACAGGTAGTGTAACAGACGGGTTAGTTTCACCAGTACCTGGGGCTGTAATCAACTTCAGACCGGATAAGACTACTACACCGGCTCAGTTAGCCTATCTACTCGCAGGGTCCGATGATAGATTGAAAAATTTAGCAGCTATGTGGATCCGTGAAGTATGTCCTTCTTGGAACGGGCAACTTACAGGAATCGCTTCGTGTATTGGAACAGGTGTGGGTCAGTGTACAGGAACCGCAGGCTACTACTGTAACTACAATACCTACCAAAATAAACTATACGAAATTAGTGGAACCAATGTATATTTTACTGCGGCTGCCGGTGCTTGGCAGTATTATGTATCCGCTCCGGGCTATCAAAATACATCACCTGCTACAATAACTTTGAACGGGACTGATTTGACTGTGGCATCGGTAACTCTAACTCCAAGTACACACAGAACACAAATTGCTGGTGTTGCAATTGTATTGGATACTTTGGTCTCTGGAACAAAAAGAGCTTACCAAGGGGCTATACCGACCTACACAAACGCAGGCACCAGTTTACCCGGAATGTTTGTAGTAATGCTAGGAAATTCAAATAATTCCAACGCACCCGTAGCTCATATTACTGTTACAAATTCAAATGGGCAGTTTGCTTTCGATGAAAATTCAAAGGTAGTCCAACTATCTAACTCATTTACAAACGACACTCAGAGAGTTGGGTATGCGATTCAAAATTATGCTTCTGCAACGAGATTAGATTCTACACCGAGTGTAGCTGGTCCTTCAGTGACTGATTCTGTTCAGGTTAGTGCAGGAAAATATCAGTTCAAGCAAGGCTCTTACGCTGTAATTGTAGTGGATCCTCTCGGACACTTGAGTGCATCATCTACAAGAGCAGACAACGAGGGAACTGCACTTTACGGAACACACAATGTAGTTTCAACGATTCTCCATTTGCCAAGAAGAAAGATTTCTGGAAAAGTATCTAATTCGATTACTACTGAAAATCTTAACGGTGCAACTGTTACACTTGGAAGAAATTTAAGCTCTGACCCAAGTGTTATGGATTTTTCGGCAAATGTTCGCAAAGACTATGACTTAATCACATCCAGTTCAAGATTGATCCCCGGCTCTGATGAGTTAGTGGGTGCAGTTTCGACTGATTCAGTTGGTGCTTACTCGATCAATAATATTGACCCAGGTGAGTATGTCTTAAAAATTACAAAACCAGGATATGGAGATTCATTTATTTCTGTTTCTCTAACTTCTTCATCGGATGTAGCTATCAACACTCAACTAACAGAGAATACCGGTTTTGGAAATTTGAGCGGGTATGTAAAACTCCCCGGTGGGTTCCAATTTACAGGAGCTTATAGCTTAGAATTGGTTCATCCTACCTCTGGTGCTAGACCGTCTAATGGAATTTCACCGGCTTCTCTTGCATCTGGATCCTCTTCTTTTGCGAATGTGCCAAAGTATGACGTATTCCATATCAATGCAGGCCAGTGGAAGTTGAGATTTGTGGCTGCAGGATATAAAACTGTAGAAGGGTTGGTAAATATCCAAAAAGATGTAACTACCAACTTCGATATTATCACTATGGTTCCTGGCTCTCACGGACCGGCGGCAATATCTGGAAGGGCTTTGAATGCTCTCAACAATACAGGATTAGCTAACCTTACAGTTCGCTTGAGACCTGGAATTAACGTAGTGAATGGTGCTTACGCAACAGATATCAATGGTAACACGATTTCTGCTGTAACAACCAGCTCTGACGGTACTTTTGCAGTTCCTGGAGTTCCTCCTGGCAACTATACTCTTGAAGTTTCAGGAGCTAGTGTAGTAACTGCCTTCAAGACTGTAATTTCTGCCGGAACTGATACCCCTGCTAACCAGAATATCTTGGTTAGCCCGGTATTGGTCGATACAGAGATGAGAGTGGTTCTTTCTTGGAATGCAACTCCAAGAGACTTAGACTCTCACTTAGAGTTTGGCGACTCTACTTGTTTAAATGGCGGAAAGAAATGTCAGGCAGTTTGGAACGATAAGAATAAACTAAGCGGTGGTATAACTCTGGACTACGATATTACTACCGGTTACGGACCTGAGACAGTGACACTAAAGGGAAGTGCATGGACTCAGCCAAGACTTGGTTACAGTATCTACAACTGGAGTAACGAAGCTTCAATGGCAACATCTGGTGCTACCATTCGAGTATTCAAGTCCCAAGGACTTGTAAGAACATTCTCTGTGGGCTCTGGTCAAGTAGCTAGATGGTGGCAGATATTCTGTCTAACTCCGAGCATGAGTATTATTGATGCCGGAACAGCAGGATGTCCTGTAAACAGCTTCTTCAACGCACCATACAATTAG
- a CDS encoding DUF2141 domain-containing protein, whose protein sequence is MKIRILASTCIIFTFFWVNSILPTSQTGKITIYLENIQVDRPGQLIIGLFDKEKGFPDTRKAIKLYRLDISTEITANFSGLNYGEYAIVAVHDENNNGKMDMKWLPFPHPGEGFSVSNQRFSSFSPPQFQKAKILLDKNELKITLKMIY, encoded by the coding sequence ATGAAAATAAGAATTTTAGCTTCAACCTGTATTATTTTTACTTTTTTTTGGGTAAACTCTATTTTACCAACAAGTCAAACAGGTAAAATCACAATTTATTTAGAAAATATCCAAGTTGATCGTCCGGGTCAATTGATAATAGGGCTTTTTGATAAAGAAAAAGGGTTTCCAGACACCAGAAAAGCAATCAAATTATACCGATTAGACATATCTACAGAAATTACTGCGAATTTTAGCGGGCTAAATTACGGGGAGTATGCAATTGTAGCAGTTCACGACGAGAATAATAATGGCAAAATGGATATGAAATGGCTCCCATTTCCCCACCCAGGAGAAGGCTTTTCCGTATCCAACCAAAGATTTTCGAGTTTTAGTCCTCCTCAATTTCAAAAAGCAAAGATTTTACTGGATAAAAATGAGCTAAAAATTACCCTAAAAATGATTTATTGA
- a CDS encoding DoxX family membrane protein, with product MRKIVLAARILLGLIFVVFGFNGFFNFIPSPPPAPEAGAFFGALFATKYLIPVLKTTEIVCGILLLSNYFVPLALTILAPIAINIFLFHVFLNNAGMPVAIAVVALEIFLAYSYRKNYSGVLTAKAEPTE from the coding sequence ATGAGAAAAATAGTTTTGGCAGCTCGAATTTTACTAGGGCTGATTTTTGTTGTTTTTGGTTTTAATGGGTTTTTTAATTTTATCCCTTCTCCTCCTCCCGCTCCTGAAGCAGGGGCTTTTTTTGGGGCTTTGTTTGCCACTAAGTATTTAATACCTGTGCTCAAAACTACTGAAATCGTATGCGGGATTTTACTTCTTTCCAACTATTTTGTTCCACTTGCACTAACTATACTTGCACCGATTGCCATAAATATATTTTTATTCCATGTATTTTTGAACAATGCTGGAATGCCTGTTGCGATTGCAGTAGTGGCTTTGGAAATATTCTTGGCCTATTCATACAGAAAAAATTACTCCGGTGTTTTGACTGCAAAAGCAGAGCCGACAGAATAA
- a CDS encoding SHOCT domain-containing protein has protein sequence MKVFLIVYIFVLLFTNCSIFQRTERKIIGQGEEFVVFEMEKPIEIQTEENKVTEMPPAYKTLLLNSLKSIATTGSILGPVNIALIQENISEKLTEILWRKIQEKDFSKIYQVIIRKDDKLAPETRIFRTKFFFYADGNGINLIFIEANQNINFGNQYNFVDWANPLPLDMKSSLTLNSIISVFEKPDLSYQFQDRNGKPCGNKTIDKENTLACKKIVFFPSQESTIAKKDDVSNIEKRLSELKKLYDKKLINKSEYESKKKEILDKL, from the coding sequence TTGAAAGTTTTTCTTATTGTATATATTTTTGTACTCTTATTTACGAACTGCTCTATTTTTCAAAGAACTGAGAGAAAAATTATAGGGCAGGGTGAAGAGTTTGTGGTTTTTGAAATGGAGAAGCCCATTGAAATTCAAACCGAAGAAAACAAAGTCACAGAAATGCCTCCAGCTTACAAAACATTGCTTTTAAATTCTCTGAAGTCGATAGCCACAACAGGGTCTATACTCGGTCCGGTCAATATTGCACTGATTCAAGAGAATATATCAGAAAAACTAACTGAAATACTGTGGAGAAAAATCCAAGAAAAAGACTTTAGTAAAATCTACCAAGTCATAATCCGTAAAGACGACAAGCTCGCACCGGAAACTAGAATCTTTAGGACAAAGTTTTTCTTTTATGCGGACGGCAACGGAATAAATTTAATTTTCATAGAAGCCAATCAAAATATCAATTTTGGAAATCAATACAATTTTGTTGATTGGGCAAATCCACTCCCGTTGGACATGAAATCTTCGCTTACTTTAAACTCTATTATTTCTGTTTTTGAAAAGCCAGATTTGTCTTACCAGTTTCAAGATAGAAACGGAAAGCCTTGTGGGAATAAAACTATAGACAAAGAAAATACCCTCGCATGTAAAAAAATTGTATTTTTTCCAAGCCAAGAATCCACTATAGCTAAAAAAGACGACGTATCCAATATCGAGAAAAGACTTAGCGAATTGAAAAAACTCTACGACAAAAAGTTAATCAATAAGTCAGAGTATGAGTCCAAGAAAAAAGAAATATTAGACAAACTTTGA
- a CDS encoding aminotransferase class I/II-fold pyridoxal phosphate-dependent enzyme, whose translation MNGLDSSPIRKAFELAASLKDPINLSIGQPHFPCPENILNSLEKAIKDKKTAYTITGGISELKTAMIEKYSSINKIHYASPDRILITSGVSSGLLLLFNALVDPGDDCLIVSPYFLMYPSMLKFNGAKIHTLNEDFNKDDIKNIQPKKLKLIIFSNPSNPTGTILSKNQLEILAELAEKTGAYLISDEIYELFDYDKSFISVGSFYEKTITLTGFSKTYSMTGLRLASILSPPEVNKALTTLQQYTIVCAPSITQWAGIEALKTDMSDYIKDYKEKRDYVYNSLKDYYPLKKSGGAFYFFLPIQGNDEEFVKRAVEEKKLILVPGYIFHESHKFVRISFASEWENLKKGTQALQELSKT comes from the coding sequence ATGAATGGATTAGACTCATCACCCATACGAAAGGCTTTTGAGCTTGCGGCAAGTCTGAAAGACCCAATCAATTTATCCATCGGTCAACCCCATTTTCCCTGTCCTGAGAATATACTGAACTCACTTGAAAAAGCGATTAAAGATAAAAAAACCGCCTACACCATAACAGGTGGGATTAGCGAATTAAAAACTGCGATGATCGAAAAATACTCTTCGATAAATAAAATCCATTACGCAAGCCCCGATAGAATTCTAATTACCTCCGGAGTGAGTTCAGGCCTACTTTTACTTTTCAACGCCTTGGTGGATCCGGGAGACGACTGCCTTATTGTTTCTCCTTACTTTTTAATGTATCCTTCTATGTTAAAATTTAACGGTGCAAAAATCCACACCCTAAACGAAGATTTTAACAAAGACGATATAAAAAATATTCAACCTAAAAAACTAAAACTAATTATTTTTTCTAATCCTTCAAACCCTACAGGCACGATACTTTCCAAGAATCAATTGGAGATACTCGCAGAGCTTGCAGAAAAAACAGGTGCGTATTTGATCTCGGATGAAATTTACGAGCTATTTGATTACGATAAATCGTTTATTTCAGTAGGCTCATTTTACGAAAAAACAATCACCCTAACCGGGTTTTCAAAAACTTACAGTATGACAGGTCTTAGGCTTGCATCGATCTTGTCTCCTCCGGAAGTAAACAAAGCATTAACCACTCTACAACAATATACAATTGTGTGTGCTCCTTCCATAACACAATGGGCAGGGATAGAAGCGTTGAAAACAGATATGAGTGATTATATAAAAGATTATAAAGAAAAAAGAGACTATGTTTACAATTCACTAAAAGACTACTATCCTCTAAAAAAAAGTGGAGGCGCTTTTTATTTTTTTCTGCCAATTCAGGGAAACGACGAAGAGTTTGTAAAAAGAGCCGTAGAAGAAAAAAAACTCATTTTAGTACCCGGGTATATTTTTCACGAATCGCATAAATTTGTTCGGATTAGTTTTGCATCAGAATGGGAGAACCTAAAAAAAGGAACCCAAGCACTTCAAGAATTATCTAAAACTTGA
- a CDS encoding prepilin peptidase, with translation MEFSFYLFGFFICASIGSFYVTLSERILEFFYSKERKNKTFLQKLKKTLLERSSCNHCGQKLSPLNLFPVFGYFFSGKKCKTCNSKISIYYPISELFFGLGFILFFFLTKNLFYSVVVMVFIGHIYISAITDWNYFSLDYENLVFIVVFGSLTNYLLQKELPTLNEVYVLFGFFVFYLGLYYFYKKGIGLGDVLFAPFYAFLSSHPWWMLFLNSSYIIAIVFTILLKKKNQSLKNTPIPMGLYFSVGITIVYIAKAVYFKMQNI, from the coding sequence ATGGAATTTTCTTTTTATTTGTTTGGTTTTTTTATCTGTGCATCCATCGGTAGTTTTTATGTAACTCTATCCGAAAGAATTTTAGAATTTTTTTATTCTAAAGAAAGAAAAAATAAGACCTTCCTCCAAAAATTAAAAAAAACCTTATTAGAAAGAAGTTCGTGCAATCACTGTGGTCAAAAACTAAGCCCGTTAAATCTTTTCCCGGTATTTGGGTATTTTTTTTCAGGGAAAAAATGCAAAACTTGCAATTCAAAAATTTCTATTTATTACCCTATTTCCGAACTTTTTTTCGGGCTTGGATTTATTTTATTTTTTTTTCTGACAAAAAATCTTTTTTATTCTGTAGTAGTTATGGTTTTTATTGGACATATCTATATTTCTGCGATTACTGATTGGAATTATTTTTCTTTGGACTACGAAAATTTAGTCTTCATTGTGGTTTTTGGAAGCCTCACAAACTACCTTCTACAAAAAGAACTTCCGACCCTAAATGAGGTTTATGTACTCTTTGGATTTTTTGTATTCTACCTTGGCTTGTATTATTTTTACAAAAAAGGAATTGGACTTGGAGATGTGTTATTTGCTCCATTCTATGCATTTCTATCTTCTCATCCTTGGTGGATGCTATTCTTAAACAGCTCCTATATCATAGCAATTGTATTTACAATTTTGCTAAAAAAGAAAAATCAAAGCCTAAAAAATACCCCGATCCCTATGGGCTTATATTTCTCTGTAGGTATTACAATTGTATATATAGCAAAAGCAGTCTATTTTAAAATGCAAAATATATAA